The genomic segment CGCTGCCCAGCTGAGGTCGAAGAGCAGGCGCTGAGTCGCAGGATATGCGGGCTCAGTTTTTGTCAAACTTCTCACTGATCCAAGCAACCAGGTCTTTCCGCTGCTTGACTGAAAGCAATGAGAGCGACAGGAGGATTTCGGCCGTGGCCTCGTCCTCTGCAACCAAATAGGCCATAGGCACTTGCAGTGCGTCTGCAAGCTCGGCCAGCCCTTTCAAGTCAACCCCGCTTGACTCTCTCTCGTAGCGATTGACTCGACTGCTGGCGCGCTCTTTGTCCAGTCCCATCATCGCACCCAGTGCTCGCTGGCTATCGATGCCACGCAGCTTCCTCGCCTGCTTGATGCGGGCAGAAAAGATAGCGCGGGGCGAAGCCTTCGGCACGTGATCTGATACTTAGAACTGGGGGTTGTCAGCATGCCT from the Luteimonas fraxinea genome contains:
- a CDS encoding helix-turn-helix domain-containing protein; amino-acid sequence: MFSARIKQARKLRGIDSQRALGAMMGLDKERASSRVNRYERESSGVDLKGLAELADALQVPMAYLVAEDEATAEILLSLSLLSVKQRKDLVAWISEKFDKN